From Pseudoalteromonas viridis, the proteins below share one genomic window:
- the pnuC gene encoding nicotinamide riboside transporter PnuC, giving the protein MQWLIETLAGFTAMSVWEYLAVILSAAYLLLAIRENSWCWPAAFASTFIYTVMYWNGALLMESLLNFYYMFMAVVGWWMWRSGRQDTSLAIASWSLWRHSIIILSTLVVALVIGYVMDNYTHAELAYLDSLTTCFAVVTTYLVARKVLENWLYWIVIDAASMYLYYLKGYYPTLVLFGFYTVMVCWGYVRWYEVYQQKEGKPLAAL; this is encoded by the coding sequence ATGCAGTGGCTTATTGAAACCCTGGCCGGGTTTACCGCGATGTCGGTATGGGAATACCTGGCCGTGATTTTATCCGCAGCGTATTTGTTGCTGGCGATCCGGGAAAACTCCTGGTGCTGGCCCGCGGCTTTTGCCAGCACCTTTATCTACACCGTGATGTACTGGAATGGTGCATTGCTGATGGAGTCCTTACTGAACTTCTACTACATGTTTATGGCTGTAGTGGGGTGGTGGATGTGGCGCAGCGGCAGACAAGATACTTCACTGGCGATTGCCTCCTGGTCGCTCTGGCGACATAGCATCATCATTCTGAGCACCTTAGTGGTGGCGCTGGTCATCGGCTATGTGATGGACAACTACACCCATGCTGAATTGGCCTACTTGGATAGCCTGACAACATGCTTTGCCGTGGTGACCACCTATCTGGTAGCCCGTAAAGTGCTTGAAAACTGGTTGTACTGGATAGTGATCGATGCTGCCTCTATGTACCTCTACTACCTCAAAGGCTATTACCCGACGCTGGTTTTATTCGGCTTTTATACCGTCATGGTCTGCTGGGGTTATGTGCGCTGGTACGAAGTGTATCAACAAAAAGAGGGCAAACCCCTTGCCGCTTTGTGA
- a CDS encoding nuclear transport factor 2 family protein, which produces MRATIITQLTVCLVLLITTAISGCGVTRQAHHSPQAPGALKQTLSDYISTYQARRDFEQFLSFYADEVQLEDMHYGFAVENKQALAEFFNWSAGNVQILDGEQTFTLSEVILDEQQRRAVIRGTYVRFEYEGREMGPWRFTTVLHFNADNKITYQQDWINYWPRSLTDGGRNLNHTAN; this is translated from the coding sequence TTGCGCGCAACTATCATCACACAACTCACTGTGTGTCTTGTGTTACTGATCACGACAGCGATTTCAGGCTGTGGTGTAACACGACAGGCCCATCATTCACCGCAAGCGCCCGGTGCGCTCAAGCAAACGCTCAGCGACTACATTAGCACTTATCAGGCACGTCGAGACTTCGAGCAATTTTTATCTTTTTACGCCGATGAAGTACAACTGGAAGACATGCACTATGGCTTTGCCGTAGAAAACAAGCAGGCACTGGCCGAGTTTTTTAACTGGTCAGCGGGAAACGTGCAAATCCTGGACGGTGAGCAAACCTTTACACTCAGTGAAGTGATCCTTGATGAGCAACAACGTCGAGCTGTGATCCGTGGCACCTATGTCCGCTTTGAGTATGAAGGGCGAGAAATGGGGCCCTGGCGCTTCACAACCGTGTTACACTTTAACGCTGATAACAAGATCACCTATCAGCAGGACTGGATCAATTATTGGCCCCGCTCATTAACCGACGGTGGTCGCAATTTAAATCATACTGCAAACTAA
- a CDS encoding Gfo/Idh/MocA family protein, with the protein MTNLNRRDFLKAAGVAAAAGVVSGCAQSKTDPLQHAPERQGKSVIGLIAPKMDVVRVGFIGVGQRGYGHVKRMSHIDGAEIVALCDTHDEVLQRSANYLTERGVKAPALYQGSEFAYREMLARDDIDIVIISTPWRWHAPMAVDTMESGKHAFVEVPLALTVEEMWQLVDTAERTQKNCMMMENVNYGRDELMVLNMVRQGLFGELLHGEAAYIHELRWQMKELEHKTGSWRTEWHTKRNGNLYPTHGLGPVSQYMNINRGDRFDYLTSMSSPALGRAAYAAREFAPDHQRNQWQYVAGDMNTTLVKTVKGRSIMIQHDTTTPRPYSRHNLIQGTNGVFAGFPNRIALEQGGTKSFHEWDEDMSAWYAKYDHPLWLKMGAEAERNGGHGGMDFLMFWRMIYCLRNGEPLDQDVYDGAAWSVISPLSALSVANRSESVTIPDFTRGAWESAQPLGIVGA; encoded by the coding sequence ATGACAAATTTAAATCGCCGGGATTTTCTTAAAGCTGCCGGGGTTGCGGCTGCCGCAGGCGTGGTCTCCGGGTGTGCGCAGAGCAAGACCGATCCATTGCAACATGCACCAGAGCGCCAGGGTAAATCAGTCATTGGACTGATAGCGCCTAAAATGGATGTGGTGCGTGTTGGTTTCATTGGCGTAGGTCAGCGGGGCTATGGTCATGTTAAACGCATGAGTCACATTGACGGGGCCGAGATTGTTGCCTTGTGTGACACACATGATGAAGTGTTACAGCGTTCAGCCAATTATCTCACTGAGCGCGGTGTGAAAGCGCCTGCGCTGTATCAGGGCTCTGAATTTGCGTACCGGGAAATGCTTGCCCGGGACGATATTGACATCGTTATCATTTCAACCCCGTGGCGCTGGCATGCCCCAATGGCTGTGGATACCATGGAAAGTGGCAAGCATGCCTTTGTTGAGGTGCCACTGGCCCTGACGGTTGAAGAAATGTGGCAGCTGGTTGATACCGCCGAGCGGACCCAGAAAAACTGTATGATGATGGAAAACGTCAACTACGGTCGCGACGAGTTGATGGTGCTGAATATGGTGCGACAGGGGCTGTTTGGTGAGCTGTTACACGGCGAAGCCGCCTATATTCACGAGCTGCGCTGGCAAATGAAAGAGCTGGAACATAAAACTGGCTCCTGGCGCACTGAGTGGCACACTAAACGCAATGGTAATCTCTATCCCACTCATGGTCTGGGCCCGGTTTCTCAGTATATGAATATCAACCGGGGCGACAGGTTTGATTATCTGACGTCTATGAGCTCGCCGGCACTGGGCCGCGCTGCTTATGCTGCGCGCGAGTTTGCGCCGGACCATCAGCGCAACCAGTGGCAATATGTGGCCGGGGATATGAATACCACTTTGGTAAAAACGGTTAAAGGACGCTCTATCATGATCCAGCATGATACGACGACACCGCGCCCTTACTCCCGACATAATTTAATCCAGGGCACCAACGGCGTATTTGCCGGGTTCCCGAATCGCATTGCGCTGGAGCAGGGGGGCACAAAGTCGTTTCACGAGTGGGATGAGGATATGAGTGCCTGGTATGCCAAGTATGACCACCCCTTATGGTTGAAAATGGGGGCCGAAGCCGAGCGTAACGGCGGGCATGGTGGCATGGACTTCTTAATGTTCTGGCGAATGATCTATTGTCTGCGCAACGGCGAGCCTTTGGATCAGGATGTGTATGATGGCGCGGCCTGGTCAGTGATATCGCCTTTATCCGCATTATCGGTCGCTAACCGCAGCGAGTCGGTCACGATCCCGGACTTTACCCGTGGAGCCTGGGAAAGTGCACAACCCCTGGGGATAGTTGGCGCCTAG
- a CDS encoding phosphotransferase enzyme family protein — MKNRAIAEVLSQQFGLQGASVSLRPIGNGHINTTMLLKNKQRALVVQKLNTCVFPEPEQLVTNARKIEQHLVRKARDGEYELAIIRHVPTIKGEYLVHHEDEVWRALEFIGGSYSEDVVDSEVKAKIAANAFGQFAAALDDFDATQLHHVIPDFHNLAMRIEKFEETLSQDPLGRAALCQSEIAFCRAQFSLAQEVVDVEAQLPLRACHNDTKINNMLFCSESNKARAVIDLDTCMPGYWLYDFGDMVRTFCSPEAEDSTNLENVRVREEIFAALVRGYKKPLSASLTDTEKHSFILGAKVMPFMIGLRFLTDYLDGDNYFATKYPEHNLQRAQNQFALYQDIVAKQAQLSHIIDAA, encoded by the coding sequence ATGAAAAATCGTGCAATAGCAGAGGTCTTATCGCAGCAATTTGGCTTGCAGGGAGCGTCTGTTTCTCTACGTCCAATCGGTAACGGACATATTAATACAACGATGTTGCTAAAAAATAAGCAGCGCGCTTTGGTTGTGCAAAAACTCAATACCTGTGTTTTTCCAGAGCCTGAGCAATTGGTAACCAATGCCAGAAAAATTGAGCAACATTTGGTGCGCAAAGCCCGTGATGGTGAGTATGAATTGGCGATCATTCGTCATGTCCCCACCATAAAAGGGGAATATCTGGTACACCATGAGGATGAAGTTTGGCGTGCGTTGGAGTTCATTGGCGGCAGCTATAGTGAAGATGTTGTCGACAGTGAAGTCAAAGCGAAAATCGCCGCCAATGCATTTGGTCAGTTTGCGGCGGCATTAGATGACTTTGATGCAACTCAGTTACACCATGTGATCCCCGACTTTCATAATCTGGCGATGCGTATTGAGAAGTTTGAAGAAACACTCAGCCAGGATCCGCTCGGACGTGCCGCTTTGTGTCAGTCGGAAATTGCATTTTGTCGGGCACAGTTTTCACTCGCTCAGGAAGTTGTCGATGTAGAGGCGCAGTTGCCGCTACGTGCGTGTCATAACGACACCAAGATCAATAATATGTTGTTCTGCTCAGAGTCAAATAAAGCGCGTGCTGTTATCGATCTGGACACCTGTATGCCAGGCTACTGGCTGTATGATTTTGGCGATATGGTTAGAACCTTCTGCTCGCCTGAAGCGGAGGATTCAACCAATCTGGAGAATGTGCGGGTGCGCGAGGAGATCTTTGCAGCCCTGGTGAGAGGATACAAAAAGCCCCTGTCAGCGAGCCTGACTGATACCGAAAAGCACAGTTTTATTCTCGGCGCGAAAGTGATGCCGTTTATGATTGGCCTGCGCTTTTTGACGGACTACCTTGATGGGGATAACTACTTCGCCACAAAATATCCAGAGCATAACCTGCAACGTGCGCAAAACCAGTTTGCCTTGTATCAGGATATCGTCGCGAAGCAAGCGCAACTGAGCCATATTATTGATGCCGCCTGA
- a CDS encoding NTP transferase domain-containing protein: MYKGKQPTLVILAAGLGTRFGGNKQIAVLPDFNCTIMELSIQDAFAAGVRHLVLVINRQVRPLIEQQTLPRLPADLQVDLVEQAVDNLPSRFANKALSREKPWGTGHALLCAKPFIPGDAIVITADDYYGPDAFKQLVNHFAAAEQNDMAIVGYPLAQTLSSQGGVNRGICQTHKDSLLEVVEYLDINQADGTLSGLAPDGKRVVLPEAALASMTCWGITQCLLTQLERGFCEFLENYDSDVKSEYYLPDCIQSCIQQGLIRVRVHSASERWFGITYKEELKSVSGLLYELRHG, encoded by the coding sequence ATGTACAAAGGGAAACAACCGACTCTGGTGATCCTGGCTGCGGGCCTGGGTACTCGGTTTGGCGGTAACAAGCAAATTGCGGTATTACCAGATTTTAACTGCACCATTATGGAACTGAGTATTCAGGATGCCTTTGCTGCTGGCGTGCGTCATCTTGTGCTGGTGATTAACCGTCAGGTTCGTCCGCTGATAGAGCAACAGACTTTGCCGCGCTTACCCGCTGATTTGCAGGTCGACCTGGTTGAACAGGCCGTTGATAATCTGCCATCGCGCTTTGCCAATAAAGCGCTATCGCGAGAAAAGCCCTGGGGAACTGGTCATGCATTGTTGTGTGCAAAACCCTTTATACCGGGTGATGCCATTGTGATCACGGCTGATGATTATTACGGGCCAGATGCTTTTAAACAGCTCGTCAATCATTTCGCTGCAGCTGAACAGAATGATATGGCCATTGTGGGCTATCCGCTGGCACAAACTCTGTCATCGCAAGGTGGCGTAAATCGCGGAATATGCCAAACTCATAAAGACAGCCTGCTTGAAGTCGTTGAGTATCTGGATATTAATCAAGCTGACGGTACGTTGTCGGGGTTAGCGCCTGATGGCAAGCGTGTCGTTTTGCCCGAGGCGGCCCTAGCATCGATGACCTGCTGGGGCATTACACAATGCTTGCTGACACAATTAGAACGCGGATTTTGCGAGTTTCTAGAAAATTATGACAGCGATGTCAAAAGCGAGTATTATTTGCCTGATTGTATTCAAAGTTGTATTCAGCAAGGCCTGATTCGGGTCAGGGTACATAGTGCATCAGAACGCTGGTTTGGTATCACCTATAAAGAAGAATTAAAGAGTGTCTCAGGATTATTATATGAACTACGTCACGGATGA
- a CDS encoding NAD-dependent succinate-semialdehyde dehydrogenase, producing MTLITEQNHSWVNGSPWQSQRQLTVHNPANEVPIATVSIADNEAAEQALSAAQACFDILKLHPAQQRAEVLMRWYQLILDNEAVLAELMTKEQGKPLREAKAEVRYAAGFVQWFAEEARRAYGEVIPSHTSNHQLTAIKQPVGVVLGITPWNFPLAMITRKVAPAYAAGCPFILKPSEETPLSAIALVKLALQAGFEDGAFQVLVTDDAEALVAPLLASPVVRKLTFTGSTLVGKKLLAHSADTVKRTSMELGGNAPFIVFSSADVEEAVAGLMVAKFRNGGQTCVAANRVFVHQDVLEAFTNELSEAVEKLVVGDGLESDTDIGPLINAKAKDKAQHLIEDALAQGAQRVYQGAAGAGLFMAPTILLDVTEKMDIYHQEIFAPVVSIIAFDDEQGVIRQANGVHEGLAAYFYSQDVSQIHRVAMALEYGMVGINEGAISNPVAPFGGVKQSGLGREGAKEGLQEFLETKYLCQKFPD from the coding sequence ATGACACTTATCACCGAACAAAACCACTCCTGGGTCAATGGCAGTCCCTGGCAGTCACAGCGGCAGCTAACGGTACATAACCCGGCCAACGAGGTGCCCATCGCGACGGTTTCCATTGCCGATAATGAGGCCGCAGAGCAGGCGCTCAGCGCAGCGCAGGCATGTTTTGATATCCTTAAACTGCATCCTGCCCAGCAGCGAGCCGAGGTGCTGATGCGCTGGTATCAGCTCATACTGGACAATGAAGCGGTACTGGCAGAGCTGATGACCAAAGAGCAGGGCAAACCGCTGCGTGAAGCGAAGGCCGAAGTCAGATATGCCGCGGGGTTTGTGCAGTGGTTTGCTGAAGAGGCCCGGCGTGCTTACGGTGAGGTGATCCCATCACATACCTCAAATCATCAGTTGACTGCAATTAAACAGCCTGTCGGCGTGGTGCTGGGGATCACGCCCTGGAATTTTCCACTGGCGATGATCACGCGCAAAGTGGCGCCGGCTTATGCAGCAGGGTGTCCGTTTATCCTCAAACCATCAGAAGAAACGCCGCTCAGTGCTATCGCGTTGGTTAAGCTGGCGCTGCAAGCTGGATTTGAAGACGGTGCTTTTCAGGTTCTGGTAACGGATGATGCTGAGGCGCTGGTCGCCCCGTTACTGGCAAGCCCAGTGGTGCGCAAGCTGACTTTCACCGGCTCCACATTGGTGGGTAAAAAGCTGTTGGCACACAGTGCTGACACGGTCAAGCGAACCTCGATGGAGCTGGGAGGTAATGCGCCTTTTATTGTTTTTTCTAGTGCGGATGTCGAAGAGGCGGTAGCGGGTTTAATGGTGGCTAAGTTTCGAAATGGCGGGCAAACTTGTGTGGCCGCCAATCGGGTTTTTGTTCATCAGGATGTCCTAGAGGCCTTCACCAATGAACTCAGTGAGGCGGTTGAAAAACTGGTGGTCGGCGACGGGTTAGAGTCGGATACCGATATCGGGCCACTGATCAACGCCAAAGCCAAAGATAAGGCGCAGCATCTGATTGAAGATGCGCTAGCTCAAGGCGCTCAGCGGGTATATCAGGGCGCTGCTGGCGCAGGTCTCTTTATGGCTCCGACCATTTTGCTTGATGTGACCGAAAAGATGGACATTTATCACCAGGAGATTTTTGCGCCGGTTGTCAGCATCATTGCATTTGATGATGAGCAGGGGGTGATACGTCAGGCCAATGGGGTCCATGAAGGGCTTGCCGCCTATTTTTATTCTCAGGATGTGTCGCAAATTCATCGGGTCGCAATGGCGCTCGAATATGGCATGGTGGGGATCAATGAAGGCGCTATATCAAATCCGGTAGCGCCTTTTGGCGGGGTAAAACAATCCGGGCTGGGACGCGAGGGGGCCAAAGAAGGGCTTCAGGAGTTTCTGGAAACTAAATACCTGTGCCAGAAGTTCCCGGATTAA
- the fdx gene encoding ISC system 2Fe-2S type ferredoxin codes for MPQIIFLPHEELCPEGAAIEAESGKTVLDVALKNGISIPHACEKSCACTTCHVVIREGFDSLEESDELEDDMLDKAWGLEAESRLGCQAVIADEDLVVEIPKYNLNIVNEEH; via the coding sequence ATGCCACAGATTATCTTTTTACCCCATGAAGAACTTTGTCCGGAAGGCGCAGCCATTGAAGCAGAATCAGGCAAAACTGTACTGGATGTGGCGCTGAAAAATGGCATCAGCATTCCCCATGCCTGTGAAAAGTCCTGTGCCTGCACCACTTGTCACGTGGTGATCCGTGAAGGGTTTGACTCGCTTGAAGAAAGCGATGAGCTGGAAGACGACATGCTGGATAAGGCCTGGGGGCTCGAAGCAGAATCCCGACTGGGTTGTCAGGCAGTGATTGCCGATGAAGACCTGGTTGTGGAAATCCCCAAATACAACCTCAATATCGTCAACGAAGAACATTAA
- the hscA gene encoding Fe-S protein assembly chaperone HscA — MALLQIAEPGQSAAPHEHKLAIGIDLGTTNSLVATVQSGETKTLTDINGEAMLPSVVRYHGEQISVGKSAQQEAALDPENTLISVKRFLGKTAEEIASSYGQLPYTFVEHQGSLAVQTCAGPVSPVQASAEILKSLHQRAVESFGGEDVMGAVITVPAYFDDAQRQSTKDAAEIAGLKVLRLLNEPTAAAVAYGLDSGQEGVIAVYDLGGGTFDISILRLNKGVFEVLATGGDSSLGGDDFDALLVNTFKQQTGLTDLTAKELRLFINKAKACKEALTSYETVNVQLPVREQEFTVTITQAQFAELAEELVKKTLRSCRRALKDAGVEKEQVLEVVMVGGSTRMPVIRSAVESFFAKPPLTSIDPDRVVALGAAIQADILVGNKPDSDMLLLDVLPLSLGLETMGGLVEKIIPRNTTIPVARAQEFTTFKDGQTAMSLHVLQGERELVDDCRSLAKFSLKGIPPMAAGAAHIRVTFKVDADGLLSVSAMEKSTEVQAEIQVKPSFGLSDDQVAQMLKDSMSNAKEDMQARMLKEQQVEALRVLEALEASLATDSELLNEQELTALRDAMAALDNARLTATDPQAIKAAIEQVDEASSEFASRRMDVSIKHALQGQSVDEV, encoded by the coding sequence ATGGCATTATTGCAAATTGCTGAGCCGGGGCAGAGCGCGGCACCTCATGAACATAAACTGGCCATCGGAATAGACCTGGGCACCACCAATTCGTTGGTTGCTACGGTGCAAAGTGGCGAAACCAAAACCCTGACCGACATCAATGGCGAGGCGATGCTGCCCTCTGTGGTTCGTTATCACGGTGAGCAGATAAGCGTTGGTAAGTCGGCGCAGCAAGAAGCGGCATTGGATCCGGAAAATACTCTGATCTCAGTAAAGCGCTTTTTGGGTAAAACGGCCGAAGAAATTGCCAGCAGCTATGGTCAGCTGCCTTATACCTTTGTTGAGCATCAGGGCAGCCTGGCGGTTCAGACCTGTGCCGGTCCTGTCAGTCCGGTTCAGGCATCGGCTGAAATACTCAAATCACTCCATCAGCGCGCGGTTGAAAGCTTTGGTGGCGAAGATGTGATGGGCGCGGTGATCACTGTACCTGCCTATTTTGATGATGCACAGCGTCAAAGCACCAAAGATGCCGCTGAAATCGCGGGTCTTAAAGTATTGCGTTTGCTGAATGAGCCAACCGCTGCGGCAGTCGCTTATGGCCTGGATTCAGGTCAGGAAGGCGTGATTGCCGTTTATGACTTAGGCGGTGGTACCTTTGACATTTCTATTCTGCGCCTGAATAAAGGTGTATTTGAAGTGTTGGCCACTGGCGGCGACTCAAGCCTGGGCGGCGACGATTTTGATGCGCTGCTGGTGAATACCTTTAAACAGCAAACCGGATTAACCGACCTGACAGCCAAAGAGCTGCGCCTGTTCATTAACAAAGCCAAGGCGTGTAAAGAAGCGCTGACCAGCTATGAAACGGTAAACGTGCAGTTGCCTGTGCGTGAGCAGGAGTTCACCGTGACCATTACCCAAGCGCAGTTTGCTGAGCTGGCAGAGGAACTGGTTAAGAAAACACTGCGTTCGTGCCGCCGTGCGCTCAAAGATGCGGGCGTTGAAAAAGAGCAAGTGCTGGAAGTGGTGATGGTGGGTGGTTCAACCCGCATGCCTGTGATCCGCAGCGCCGTAGAATCCTTTTTTGCTAAGCCCCCTTTGACGTCGATTGACCCGGATCGGGTCGTTGCACTGGGCGCTGCTATTCAGGCAGATATTTTGGTCGGCAACAAGCCGGACTCAGATATGCTGCTGCTGGATGTTTTGCCATTGTCTTTGGGCCTGGAAACCATGGGTGGGTTGGTTGAGAAGATCATCCCACGTAATACCACAATTCCGGTTGCTCGTGCGCAGGAGTTCACCACCTTTAAAGATGGTCAGACGGCCATGTCACTGCATGTGTTGCAGGGCGAGCGTGAGCTGGTTGATGACTGTCGCTCTTTGGCTAAGTTTAGCCTTAAAGGCATTCCGCCAATGGCGGCAGGGGCGGCACATATTCGCGTAACCTTTAAGGTGGACGCGGACGGTTTGCTGAGTGTGTCTGCAATGGAGAAATCCACTGAAGTACAGGCTGAAATTCAGGTTAAGCCGTCGTTTGGCCTGAGCGACGATCAGGTTGCACAGATGCTCAAAGACTCTATGAGTAATGCCAAAGAAGATATGCAGGCACGTATGCTCAAAGAGCAGCAGGTTGAAGCGCTGCGTGTATTGGAAGCCCTGGAGGCCTCATTGGCGACCGACAGCGAGCTGCTTAATGAGCAAGAGTTGACGGCATTGCGCGATGCGATGGCCGCACTTGATAACGCACGACTAACGGCCACGGATCCACAAGCGATCAAAGCGGCAATCGAACAGGTGGATGAGGCAAGCAGTGAGTTTGCATCACGCCGTATGGATGTATCAATTAAACACGCACTGCAAGGTCAGTCGGTAGACGAGGTGTAA
- the hscB gene encoding co-chaperone HscB: MRYFELFDLPVSYQVDLNVLNQRYLDLQRAVHPDKFAHLGEREKLLAVQKTAEINDALAVLKHPVKRAEYMLSERGVDIRAEQQTLQDPAFLMQQMELREALEDIQHSGDPEAEIESFEAQAKQLEQQYSAGLGELLASSDESDLHRAADHIRKLKFVYKLKDELSRIEDSLFD, translated from the coding sequence ATGCGATATTTTGAATTATTCGATTTACCTGTCAGCTATCAGGTTGACCTGAACGTTTTAAATCAGCGTTACCTTGACCTGCAACGCGCGGTCCACCCGGACAAGTTTGCCCATCTTGGCGAGCGCGAAAAACTGTTAGCGGTACAAAAGACGGCAGAGATCAATGATGCACTGGCGGTGTTAAAGCACCCGGTAAAGCGCGCTGAGTACATGCTGAGCGAGCGCGGCGTGGATATTCGTGCAGAGCAACAAACCTTGCAGGATCCGGCCTTTTTAATGCAGCAAATGGAGCTGCGTGAAGCGCTGGAAGACATTCAGCATAGTGGCGATCCTGAAGCAGAAATCGAGTCATTTGAAGCGCAAGCCAAACAGCTGGAACAGCAATATAGCGCCGGTCTGGGTGAGCTTTTAGCGAGCAGCGACGAAAGTGACTTGCATCGCGCGGCGGATCATATTCGTAAACTCAAGTTTGTTTATAAATTGAAAGACGAGTTGTCTCGAATAGAAGACAGCCTGTTCGACTGA
- the iscA gene encoding iron-sulfur cluster assembly protein IscA, with amino-acid sequence MAVTLTESAASRVQTFLANRGKGIGLRVGIKTTGCSGLAYVLEFVDELDEGDEVFEEKGVKLIVDAKSLVYIDGTELDYTKEGLNEGFKFNNPNQKDECGCGESFTV; translated from the coding sequence ATGGCAGTGACACTGACAGAGTCGGCAGCAAGCCGAGTACAGACTTTTTTGGCCAACCGCGGTAAAGGCATTGGGCTGAGAGTCGGCATTAAAACGACCGGCTGTTCAGGTCTTGCCTATGTACTTGAGTTTGTCGACGAGCTGGATGAAGGCGATGAGGTATTTGAAGAAAAGGGCGTCAAACTCATCGTCGATGCCAAGAGCCTGGTGTATATCGACGGTACTGAGCTAGACTACACCAAAGAAGGTCTGAATGAAGGGTTTAAGTTTAATAATCCGAATCAGAAGGACGAGTGTGGCTGCGGCGAAAGTTTCACCGTTTAA
- the iscU gene encoding Fe-S cluster assembly scaffold IscU, which yields MAYSNKVIDHVENPRNVGSLDKNDPSVATGMVGAPACGDVMKLQIKVSDQGIIEDAKFKTYGCGSAIASSSLVTEWVKGKTLDEAGEIKNTDISAELELPPVKIHCSILAEDAIQAAIADYKSKQAK from the coding sequence ATGGCGTACAGTAACAAAGTAATAGACCACGTGGAAAACCCACGTAACGTTGGGTCATTAGACAAAAACGATCCAAGTGTCGCAACCGGTATGGTTGGTGCACCGGCTTGTGGCGATGTGATGAAGCTTCAGATCAAAGTATCGGATCAGGGCATCATTGAAGATGCCAAGTTCAAAACATACGGCTGTGGTAGCGCCATCGCGTCATCATCGCTGGTCACTGAGTGGGTGAAAGGCAAGACACTAGATGAAGCCGGTGAAATCAAGAACACCGATATCAGTGCTGAGCTAGAATTGCCACCAGTAAAGATCCACTGCTCAATTTTGGCAGAAGACGCAATTCAGGCTGCAATCGCAGACTACAAGAGTAAACAAGCGAAGTAA